CGGCGTGCGCAACACCAAGGGCGCCATCGTCGACCTCATGGATCAGCGCGCCCGTACGTACGACGACAAACGACCGCACCCGCTCGCGGGGGAGATCGTCCGCCACCTTCGAGCACAGCCCTGGGTCGCAGACGCCGCGGTTCGGATACGCGACCAGGGGCAGGTCTTCCACGTCGAAGCCTTCGTCGTACCGACGAAGAAGAAGGTGTCGGTCGACCGCGTCAACGCGGCAGCGCGCGGAATCTCCCGGCTCGACTGGAAGGTGCAGGACGTCGTCGTGATTCCCTCTGACCGGCTCCCGGCTGAAGCTGACACCGCGAGCTAGGAGGGCGGCCTGTTCCGGCACTCCGGCGGGACGGGCTGAGGGCGGGGGAGCGGGGACGAGCGGCGCGTCAGCCGTCGCCGTCGATGAGGATGAGACCCTGCCTGGTGTCGGACAGTTTCACCCATCCGTCGCCGAAGAGATACGTCATGCCGTAGCCGTCGTCGTCCGTGCCGAGCGAGAACTGGGGGTCTTCGGTGATGTAGGTCCCGTCGTCGCCGTCTTCGCGGATCCATCCTTGGCTCAGAAGCCAGGATTGCGCCTGCGCCGCATCTTCATCCTCGATGGGGGACCAGCCGTAGAGCTGGCCGTGGTCGGAGACCACAGAGTAGTCCGCCCAGAGGCAGAGCAGTCCATCCTTGAGGACAAGGTCGCCGATCGTGAACTCGCGCTCTTCCGCACTCCAACCGACGTCGGTGAGCGCCTTCACCGTCCCTGGCGAGATGATCGATTCACACGTCGCGGCGGCGGCTGTCGCCGATGGTGTGGGCACCGGTGTGGGCGTGCGCGTCTGCGGTGCTGACGTCGTGGTGGGGTGTGGTGAGGTCGTGGTGGACGTCTGCGGTGCTCCGGTGCACCCGGCGATGGTCGCAGTGAGCAGCAGCGCTGCGAGAGGCGCGGCTGTGTGGCGGAGGGACATGGCCGGCTCCTCAGGCGTGCAGCAGCTCGAGGAACGCCTCATGGAGGAGGCCGTTGCTCGCGAGAGCCGAAAGGTCCGAAATGGAGTCGCTGCCGTCGAACCCGGTCATGCGGCCGCCTGCTTCACGCACGATCGGAACGGCAGCGGCGATGTCGTACTCCTTCACGCCGAACTCCGCCACCATGTCGATGCGTCCTTCGGCGAGGAGCATGTACGAGTACACGTCGCCGTATGCGCGATCACGCCACACGCGGTCGGCCAGTCGCAGCAGCTGATCGAGGTGGCCCGATTCCGCCCACTGGGAGATGCTCTGGAAGCTGACGCTCGCATCGTCGAGCGAGTTCACCGAAGACGTGCGGATGCGCCGCGGTCCGTTGTCCGTCGCAGTCCACGCTCCGGCGCCGGTTCTGCCCCACCACCGTCGGCCGAGCGCTGGCATGCTCACGACGCCGACCTCGGGGACGCCATCGATGGCGAGTGCGATCATGGTGCCCCAGAGCGGGACGCCTCGGAGGAAGTTCGCCGTGCCGTCGATCGGATCGATGATCCACTGACGGTGCGTGCTGCCTTCGGTGCCGAACTCCTCTCCGAAGATCCCGTCGTCGGGGCGCTCGGCCTGGAGGAGCGTGCGGATCGCGCGCTCTGTCGCGAGGTCGGCGTCCGTGACGTGGGACATGTCCGCCTTGGTGGAGATCTCGAGGTCCGCACTGTCGAAGCGCGGCAAGGACTGCCGGTCGGCGGCATCCGCGAGTCGAAGGGCGAGATCGAGATCGCGCGAAAGGTCGTCGTGGCGGATGGTGGAAGTCACGATTCCCAGGATAGTCGGCCGGGTTCCCGCGGCCTGCTGTGAGTCGCCCAGCGCGACACGCGCGGACATCCGTACGCGATGCGTCGATTTCGCGCCTCGGGTCTCGGCTGGTAATGTAATTCCTCGGCCGGGGAAACCGGCAACGCGCCTCTAGCTCAATCGGCAGAGCAACTGACTCTTAATCAGTGGGTTCAGGGTTCAAGTCCCTGGGGGCGCACCACACCAATCACCAGAAAAGGCCCGGCCAGGACTCGTTTCCTGGCCGGGCCTTTTTGTGTTTCCGGATGACACCTCGCCGGGGATCCGCCACTTACTCGTCGTTTTGAGCCGACACCTAGCCCCGATGAAAGAACGTCTCCAACACCTCTCGGGCGGCATCCGGGCCTTGCCGACGGGCGCGCTTGACGTAGTGCTTCTCCGCCACCTCTTCGGAGTTTCCGAGCTGGTCAGCTGCGGCCTTCGTCCCGACCTCGTCAGCGAGCAGCGTCGCGACCGCCTTCCGGAACTTCGTCGGCGTCACCCACCCATATGGTGAGTCGCGCAGCGCGTCCCGCCACTGCCGCATGAGGTTGTTGTCCCACTGGTACGTGCCTGTCGATGACGGGAACACGATGCCGCTGTCAGACTCCACCCTCCGGCGCATGAGCATGTCGACGAGGAACGGCGGCAGCTTCGCGTCACGGATGGACGAGTCGGTCTTCGGCTTCGCCTGCACGTCGAGCTTCCCGTCGTCACGCTCGATCAGCGTCCGGTCGAGGCGGACGAACGGCACGGCGCCGGCGAGGAACACGTTCTCCTCGAACTGCAACGCGAGGACTTCGTTCGTCCTGGCGCCGGTGCCGATGTACATGTCAGCGACGTCGGCGATCCGCGTGTAGCGTCGCCTGCCCTGCTTGTCCCGACCCTCGTCGCGAGCCCGCAGAAGGTCGCGGATGTTCCAGATGTCCTCGACGCTCAGCGCGACCTCCGCCTTCTTCTGCCGGCGGATCGTGCGGGCCGCCTCGGCAGGGTTCCGCTCGAGCGCTCCCTGCCTGACGGCATAGCCGAGCGTCTGCAGCAGAAGCGTCCGCACCGTGGCGGCCGCGGCCTCCCCGTTGTGGTCCTTCACCTTCGCGAGGAACCGGTCGACCCTCGGTACGGTGAGCTCTCCCAAGCGAACGTCACCGATCCCGCCGACGATGATCCGGTTCATGAGGTCGGTGTACCGGCGCACGCTCTGCGTGGCCAGGTCACGCTGCGGGAGCTCATCGGCGAGCCACTTCGCGCCGAGCTGGCGCATGGTCGACTCCCGTGTGAGATCTTCGCCGGCCGGCGCGAGACGCTTCTTCAGCGCCTTGATCAGGTTCCGTTCTGCTTCAGCAGGGGTGCGGCCCTGGCGCTGCATAGAGCGGGTGACGCCGTCACTGTCACGGTACCGGCAGACAGCGGTGGGCTTGCCGTCGATCGTCGTCCGGCGGATCTTCCCCCACGTCTCGAGCTCGAGTGGAGGTCGCCCCATCATGCGACCTCGATTCGGTGACGCCACTGACCGGCGCCCATGCCTGCGTCGAGGTAGGTGGTGTCGCCGATGCGGAGCAATAGGCCTTGGTATGCCTTGACGATACTCGTCATCACCCCGAGCTCGAGCGCGATGCCGGCGGGGCTCCCGCCGTAGGCATGCTCGAGGTACCGGTACTCGTTCAGGTCGATGAGCTGCAGTGCCGCCCATTCCTCCGCACGCCGTTCCTGCTTCGCGTTCACGGGCCCGAACTTCGACGGGACGTCCCCGAACACGGCGTGGGCGAGTTCGTGCGCGAGAACGCTCCTGTGGTGGCGGGCGTGCATGCCTGGGCGGAGGTGGATGACCTTGCGGGCGTGGACGTACTGCCCGTCCCGGTCGGGGGACAGGGGCTTGTAGTCGATGCGGACGTCGAGCGCGTCGGCGATGTCCAGCAGATGCTTGTCGATGGGTGTCATTGCTCGTCCGTGGGTTCCGTCTCTGCCGGTCGTGCGACGGCCGGCAGTTCTTCCTCATCGTCCGTGGAGGGTCCGACATTGCGGTGCAGGTGAGTGACGTTCGCGGCCTCGGAGAACGCTTCTGTGATCGGCTTGTCGAAGATGCTGAGGTCTACGCCGAGTCGATTGGCGACGGCTGCGACGAGCTGAGCGTCGGTGGCCGCGTTGAGCGCGTTGGCGATGTCGTCAACGCCGACGTCGCTCTGCGCGAGGTGGCCTGTGGCGACAAGGTCCGCGAGGATCACGCGACCGTAGGTGCGTGAGATGTCGCGCACAGACTCGAAGCTGAGCATGTCGAGGTTGATCTGTCGATTGAGCGTGGCCTGGTTCATGCCCGTCCGGCGCGCGACCTCTCGGATGGAGTCAGCTCCGCGCACCTCGTCGATCCACTTCATGGCGATGTTCATGTCTCAACTATGAGGCACACCTGTATCGCGCGCAAGTCATTTGATGAATTGAGTTGACACAATGACTCATGCGTTAGATAGTTGCCTCATGACTCAGGCAAACGAACCGCAGGCCAGTCAGTCGGCGCAGATCCGGCCGGGCCTGCTCGACCGACTCAAGCTCAACTCGGGCATCCGAAGCGACGAGGCTTTCGCCCGCATGATCGGCGTCAGCCGCGCGACGCTGAACCGGCTCAAGGCCGGAGAAGAGCCGACGCTCCGAACTGTGGTCGGCATCGCGCAGGCGTTCGGTCTCGCTCTCGGCGAGGTTGTCGAGATGGTCGAGGTCCCGGCCGATGAGGACGCCATGGCGGTGGCGTCGTGAGTAGCCGCGGGCGGGTGTTCGACACGAAGGCCGCGGCGGCGTACTGCGGGATCGCGGTCCAGACGCTGCGGAACAAGCTCGCGGCCGGGGAGTTCCCGGAGCCGCACAAGCGGGGGCGGCTGAACGGCTGGTTTCAGGACGAGCTGGACGCCCACCTCCGTTCGGAGATGGACGACTACGACGTCGTGCATGGGGTGGCGTCATGACTTCCGGTGTGGGGCCGGAGCAGACCCGTGGGGACGGGTCCACGGCAGGTCCGGGCTCTGCTGGGGAGCAGCCCGGATCTGACCGGATCGGGTCAGCGCGGGTCGTGATCGGCATGGCGTCGCTCGTGCTCTCGGTCTCGACGCTCGTGCTGTGGCTGTTCGTGTCGCGTGAGCGCGACGGGCTGCTGCTTCTCGCGACGGTCTTCTTGGCCGTCTTCCTCTGGGCGATCGGCGCCTTCACTCGCGGGTTCTGGACCCGCTGACTCTCAACACGAATCTCAGGGATGGGGATGGATATGCAGGAGAAAACTGCGCAGTTCAGGGCACGTAGCGGGCGGCTGGTGAAGCCGCAGGAGGACGGGTCGGTCCGGTTCGATCACGGTCACGGGTACCTGTCGCGAGAGACGGCGATGGATGCCGAGGAGTACTTCCAGGCGAAGCGTGACGAGGAGCTCGGGCGGTGGCGGTCGAGGGTCCACCCGAACTACGTCGTCTATTTGATCGGCTACGACGCGCTGGTGGTCGGTGAGCACGTGGGCCTCTCGGAGAGGTTCGCACGCGACGTGGTCGACGATGCCGAGAACCGCGTGCCGGCGCAAGTCGCGTTCGAGTACTTCGAGGCTCACCCGGAGCGTAAGCCGTGGGAGGACGCGAAGGAGGGCGAAGTGTGGATCATCACGCCCTCGAGGTCTCTGACCATGGGCGACGAGCCGAGTGAGTATCCGGCGATCTTCCAGGCGGACCGGTTCCGCGATCACGGTGGATCGTGGGACGCGCACGACATCATCGCCGCCCGCCGGATTTGGCCGGAGGATGCGTCGTGATCGCGCGGAAGGTGAACGCTCCGAAGTACGCCGAGAGCATCCCGGCGGTGACGTCTCCGGTGAAGCTGCCGAGGCTGGTACCGGGACGGGCGCGGTTCCTCGCGAACGTCGTCACGGGCGGTGTGCTGGCCGTGGTCGCGATCGTCGCGGCGGTGTACGGGATCGCGGTGATCGCATGACCAGGTACATCGGGATCGACTACTCGACCACCAGCTGCGGCATCGCGATCGTCGACGACCGGCTGACCTCTGTCCACTGGCAGGTCTTCACTCTCCGATCGAAGCCGACGGGCGACAACCTGGCCGATTACTACGACCGCATCCG
This Microbacterium sp. XT11 DNA region includes the following protein-coding sequences:
- a CDS encoding ImmA/IrrE family metallo-endopeptidase, coding for MTPIDKHLLDIADALDVRIDYKPLSPDRDGQYVHARKVIHLRPGMHARHHRSVLAHELAHAVFGDVPSKFGPVNAKQERRAEEWAALQLIDLNEYRYLEHAYGGSPAGIALELGVMTSIVKAYQGLLLRIGDTTYLDAGMGAGQWRHRIEVA
- a CDS encoding helix-turn-helix transcriptional regulator, which codes for MFDTKAAAAYCGIAVQTLRNKLAAGEFPEPHKRGRLNGWFQDELDAHLRSEMDDYDVVHGVAS
- a CDS encoding tyrosine-type recombinase/integrase, which translates into the protein MMGRPPLELETWGKIRRTTIDGKPTAVCRYRDSDGVTRSMQRQGRTPAEAERNLIKALKKRLAPAGEDLTRESTMRQLGAKWLADELPQRDLATQSVRRYTDLMNRIIVGGIGDVRLGELTVPRVDRFLAKVKDHNGEAAAATVRTLLLQTLGYAVRQGALERNPAEAARTIRRQKKAEVALSVEDIWNIRDLLRARDEGRDKQGRRRYTRIADVADMYIGTGARTNEVLALQFEENVFLAGAVPFVRLDRTLIERDDGKLDVQAKPKTDSSIRDAKLPPFLVDMLMRRRVESDSGIVFPSSTGTYQWDNNLMRQWRDALRDSPYGWVTPTKFRKAVATLLADEVGTKAAADQLGNSEEVAEKHYVKRARRQGPDAAREVLETFFHRG
- a CDS encoding helix-turn-helix domain-containing protein, with the protein product MTQANEPQASQSAQIRPGLLDRLKLNSGIRSDEAFARMIGVSRATLNRLKAGEEPTLRTVVGIAQAFGLALGEVVEMVEVPADEDAMAVAS
- a CDS encoding inositol monophosphatase family protein; the protein is MTSTIRHDDLSRDLDLALRLADAADRQSLPRFDSADLEISTKADMSHVTDADLATERAIRTLLQAERPDDGIFGEEFGTEGSTHRQWIIDPIDGTANFLRGVPLWGTMIALAIDGVPEVGVVSMPALGRRWWGRTGAGAWTATDNGPRRIRTSSVNSLDDASVSFQSISQWAESGHLDQLLRLADRVWRDRAYGDVYSYMLLAEGRIDMVAEFGVKEYDIAAAVPIVREAGGRMTGFDGSDSISDLSALASNGLLHEAFLELLHA